The sequence TAGGAtcataaaatttacaaatataccGCTTGTAtaagattaatattttattattttttttaatttaactaaataatataaatttataaaattttacattttctaataacttttttttataaattaattattttgtctttttttataaaaaaattgtacacGTGGTATTCTCGTTGGCAAAATGAGATGACGTAGCGTGTGATGTGTCGACTAGTATATGATTtcaggaaaaaaataaataacatgtatgttatttgaaatttttaaaatttcagatatGTTTTCGCATGGTGGTATAAATTAAGTATTAAGTGAAATGACATATTGCGATATATTAGATATGAAATAACCGTTTTACCACTCACTTTGTAGCATTGGAAACAAAATGTTTTAGCAAACGGTATTTTAAATATCGAAATATTTTCTGTGAGAAGTAAACAAAACTACTCTTAATTTGTGGCCATTTTTTCCATAAACTCAACATATATAATCGTTATCTCTACTCAAACCATGACAAAAGCATAATATTGCAAGACTACAAATAAATACAAACTATCATAAAGAAACAAAAGCgaaacagaagaaaaaggaaGATATGACAAAAAGTAATTAAGGACCGAAtactcttttgatttttttacttGAATCTATGATTTATGACGAGACGCGAACCGGTTTACAAGAGCCAATGCATTACCAGTAACTCGAGCCACATGCACCACTCGTCTTCTAATCGCCATTTTCACCACACCATCCATAAACTTCCCATCAAAGCCATCAAGACACGTTGTCTCATCTGTTAAAGCAGCGCTAACCCAAGTCTCAACGTTACTCAGCCGCCACAAGAATTCTTCCCGACCACGACCGGATCGACCCACTCGTTTCATTTCCCTCATCGACTGAGCCAACATCGTTAAGCCATCTCCAAGATTCTCCACACAATCTTTCACGGCTAAGTACTCTCTGCGTTTGACACGTCTTGCTTTAGTCAGCTTAGCTACGTAGGCCGTCGTGGACCGAACCCGGACTAAAGTAACGGCTAGACCGGTTTGAGCTAACCGGTTTTCGTTACAGCGGATTTTGCTGGCGAAAGCCGCGAGGCATTTGACGCAGAGAGTAGGGTAACGCGTGGTGCGGCAACCAAGttgctttggtctagtggtataggagctccagctggagtgcccgcccctgggttcgagccttggccactgcggaatttacatatgggctgcagcatccgagaccgaagaccgttacacggtgagccacatggtgacgccCTGGCAGCGTCCTTGCTCACTTCagtctctagtctggaccacctcggtggggccaggatactcggttagaaaaaaaaaaaaaaaaaaaaaaaaaaaaaaaaacgcgtGGTGCGGCATGAGGATACGATGAAGTTGATATTGTTGCTATGGTTTGGTGATGATGAAGGATTGGCTATGGCGGATTGAGAGAGTAGTGGAAGAAAAACTAGAAGGCAATAGCAAAGATGTGTCAGCTTTGGTTCCATTGTGTGTGTGGGGCTTTTCGTTCAATGTGTGGAGTGATTAAGACTTTAAAGGCATGTGTGTGGTATTATTTATAGACTACTCTTATTTATAGGAGAGCCTCATCTATTGTTTTTCTCTGTAGATAGTGTTTACAAAAACGatccattaaaatatattaatcaggattttaatttttttcttaatatagaaaattacttttattctaaaatatcaATCGATCTCGACATAAACTGAGTGTAATACAATTTATTGTTGATTTTGTAGTACCATAAAGTTATACGTAGGCCTGAACATTTTATCTGCATCCGAAAATCCAAACCGGAACCGACTCGATAATACAGATAGGGGTCTAGATCTATGCTAAAGTACATGTTGGGTCATCTTTCTTTAGACCTGCATATCTTGGTTTGGATTTAGGTTCTATCTGAGATCTGATCGGATACACGAACTGCTCTAAACTTATTGTATATAGATTAGATATATTTGAGTATTTcagtaaattaatttttatatactttggggtaaattttttgattttcagaAATCTAATTCTGGTGTTCAAGtaaaaaatttatgtattttcagGTTTTGGATCAGATTTCGAATATTTGGGTATATATTTTCgggtatataaatatatcttttttgACCTTTCACAACCGCATCATGTAATATAATTGTATTAGTTTTGTCTCAAACATCACTTTACTAACCTTTAAGCTCCGCATGTAATGTTTTTCCAGTTGAGATAGCAACACTAAATGTTTTTCCTCTTCATCTTATCAACTGCAATACTTCAATGAGAATAACACCATCCTGTTAGTATCCAGGCCAGACTCGGGAGTAAGATCATTTACAAAATGTATCATCAATATACTCTAAAAATCAAACGATGAGGAATAACTGAGGGATACATTACTAATCTATTTCAGAGCAAACTAAAACTCATCTCTgaagttaaaaaatataatacagtATAGAATAATTATGTCTATCTCTCTACCACAAATATATGTAATAGGGGATATGGTGGTCACATGTCTTCTTTTTGGTCCTTTAATAGCTTTTGAATGTTTTATCATCTTTTCGTATCTTATTTAAGTGCTTCTAATATCAGCTTTATATTTCAGACAAGAACTCTGATACTACCCGAGATCTACTTTTTGAGTAAACACTTTCATAGTTCCGTAAGTGATGTAGTGTCAAACTTTTCCAAGTTTACAAATTGTGATATATACCAGTAAGATTTTTCTCATCGTAAATTTATATGAACAAACGATTCATATTTGACAGAACCACAATTTATAGTCTAAATattaagagttttaaaaagtaaaaacgaaGAGGTGGTTTGTATTTGGAAGTCATACAAACGAGTTATTGGGTGTGTAGTAGGTATAAGCTAAGGTCTCTTCTTCACACGGGAACAGCTGTCGGAGACTACCTTTAAATATTGTATGTTATTGCATTGTCAAATCCACTACAACGGCTTCAGAAATTAGCGGTGAATTAAAAAATAGCATATTGCGTAACTTTGTAGAAATATATAGAAACAATTACACTCAAAAGacagttttatgtttttattaacacAATAGGTCAGTTTGTTCTACCAAGACACTTTTCTCTAACATCTTCTCTGGTTTCTAACTAATTCAATTACTCTCTAGTTAAATCAtaactaatattattttattctttctcatatcttattttttaataactagatctaaaaaaaaataaccatgCCTTGTGCTTGTCTCCATCGTGCTCTACAACTCCAAGCATCATCCTTAGCTCATCTCCGGCCCATATGTTGCTCAACGGCGTTTATCATCCATCGATCTCATCGCGTTCTCCATCGATCTCGTCGCATTCTCTACTTGTCAACTCGCCTGAAACCCTCCCAAGTCGAAGCTCTCCTCTTCCACGATTGAAACCATGAATTAGGATTGAAATGTAAAGCCATGAATTAGGATTGAAATCTATCAGATCTGgacaaaatacataaaaaaaaactagtgaaAGATGTAAAGAATCGTGAAAAATAAGTGAAAGAGgcggaaattagggtttctggtcgaCAATGACCAAGAAAGAAGATGAGGGTATTTTCGTAAATTAcactcattaataaaaaatcaaaataaaaagttcGTGTGTACATTACTTTCAAACTGTACATGTGTACACCTAATTTTGTATTATACATCAAAGTGATTGCGTACACATATTTACTTCTTGCAGGTTTTCTATCTAAATAACTAAGCATCTGCGACTTCGTGAACTCACGATAATGTTAACACAATGTACATGTGGTTTTTTCATTCTTCCCATGTACACGCAGGGTCGGgcatttttgaaatttaactgAAACCAAAGTCATTGAAATGCATATGTTTAGCAACCatactcaaaatcatcaaaattattacatatcatatttttagcAGTGTACAAATGAATCGATGTACATGtaatttttcatattatattGTACATgtgaacaataaaatatatttgtacaCATCGACAATATTTGACACACTGAGTATCTTTCAAGTATTATTCTCATAACTAAATAATATCAATGTCGTCAGTATATTACATTTAAGCTATACATGTGTACACCTAATTAAACCATCATTGAGCAACATTGAAACTCACTCGTACATGTCATGGGTACATTACATTTGAGTTATACACAAATGTCGTGTGTACATGTCGCTCGTACATGTCATATGTATATTGAAACTCGCTTGTACACAAATGTTGTGTGTACATTA is a genomic window of Brassica napus cultivar Da-Ae chromosome A2, Da-Ae, whole genome shotgun sequence containing:
- the LOC106436652 gene encoding pectinesterase inhibitor 9, yielding MEPKLTHLCYCLLVFLPLLSQSAIANPSSSPNHSNNINFIVSSCRTTRYPTLCVKCLAAFASKIRCNENRLAQTGLAVTLVRVRSTTAYVAKLTKARRVKRREYLAVKDCVENLGDGLTMLAQSMREMKRVGRSGRGREEFLWRLSNVETWVSAALTDETTCLDGFDGKFMDGVVKMAIRRRVVHVARVTGNALALVNRFASRHKS